Proteins encoded within one genomic window of Citrobacter amalonaticus Y19:
- the lspA gene encoding signal peptidase II, translating to MSKPLCSTGLRWLWLVVVVLIIDLGSKYLILQNFALGDTVPLFPSLNLHYARNYGAAFSFLADSGGWQRWFFAGIAIGICVILAVMMYRSRATQKLNNIAYALIIGGALGNLFDRLWHGFVVDMIDFYVGDWHFATFNLADSAICVGAALIVLEGFLPSREKKAA from the coding sequence ATGAGTAAGCCTCTTTGTTCAACAGGGCTACGCTGGCTGTGGCTGGTGGTAGTCGTGCTGATTATCGATTTGGGCAGCAAGTACCTGATCCTCCAGAATTTTGCTCTGGGGGATACGGTGCCGCTGTTCCCGTCGCTTAATCTGCATTATGCGCGTAACTATGGCGCGGCGTTCAGCTTCCTCGCCGATAGCGGCGGCTGGCAGCGCTGGTTCTTTGCCGGTATTGCGATCGGTATCTGTGTCATTCTGGCGGTGATGATGTACCGCTCCAGAGCGACGCAGAAGCTGAATAACATCGCGTATGCGTTAATCATTGGCGGTGCGCTGGGGAACCTGTTCGACCGCCTGTGGCATGGCTTCGTTGTCGATATGATCGATTTCTACGTCGGGGACTGGCATTTTGCTACGTTTAACCTCGCCGACAGTGCGATTTGTGTCGGTGCGGCGTTGATTGTGCTGGAAGGTTTTTTACCCTCCAGAGAGAAAAAAGCCGCATAA
- the fkpB gene encoding FKBP-type peptidyl-prolyl cis-trans isomerase: protein MSKSVQSNSAVLVHFTLKLDDGSTAESTRNNGKPALFRLGDGSLSEGLEQHLLGLKDGDKTTFSLEPDAAFGITTPDLIQYFSRREFMDAGEPEIGAIMLFTAMDGSEMPGVIREINGDSITVDFNHPLAGHTVHFDIEVLEVDPALEA from the coding sequence ATGTCTAAATCAGTACAGAGTAACAGTGCGGTGCTGGTGCACTTCACCTTAAAACTCGACGATGGCTCCACCGCAGAGTCAACCCGTAATAACGGCAAGCCCGCGCTTTTCCGCCTGGGGGATGGTTCTCTGTCTGAAGGACTGGAGCAACATCTTCTCGGACTGAAAGACGGCGATAAAACCACCTTTTCCCTGGAACCGGATGCTGCGTTTGGCATCACGACGCCTGACCTGATTCAGTACTTCTCGCGCCGCGAATTTATGGACGCAGGCGAACCTGAAATCGGGGCTATTATGCTTTTTACCGCAATGGACGGCAGTGAGATGCCTGGTGTGATCCGTGAAATCAATGGTGACTCCATCACCGTTGATTTCAACCATCCGCTGGCCGGGCATACCGTTCATTTTGATATTGAAGTGCTGGAAGTCGATCCGGCACTGGAGGCGTAA
- the ispH gene encoding 4-hydroxy-3-methylbut-2-enyl diphosphate reductase has product MQILLANPRGFCAGVDRAISIVENALAIYGAPIYVRHEVVHNRYVVDSLRERGAIFIEQISEVPDGAILIFSAHGVSQAVRNEAKGRDLTVFDATCPLVTKVHMEVARASRRGEESILIGHAGHPEVEGTMGQYSNPEGGMYLVESPEDVFSLNVKNEGKLSFMTQTTLSVDDTSDVIDALRQRFPKIVGPRKDDICYATTNRQEAVRALAEQADVVLVVGSKNSSNSNRLAELAQRMGKAAFLIDDATDIQEAWVKEAQCVGVTAGASAPDILVQNVITRLQELGGGEAIPLEGREENIVFEVPKELRVDVREVE; this is encoded by the coding sequence ATGCAGATCCTGTTGGCCAACCCGCGCGGCTTTTGCGCCGGTGTAGACCGCGCTATCAGCATTGTTGAAAACGCGCTGGCCATCTACGGCGCGCCGATTTATGTTCGTCACGAAGTGGTGCATAACCGTTACGTGGTCGACAGCCTGCGCGAGCGCGGGGCGATTTTCATCGAACAAATCAGTGAAGTGCCGGACGGCGCGATCCTTATCTTCTCCGCCCACGGTGTTTCTCAGGCGGTGCGCAACGAAGCGAAAGGCCGCGATCTCACCGTCTTTGACGCAACCTGTCCACTGGTGACCAAAGTGCATATGGAAGTGGCGCGCGCCAGTCGTCGTGGTGAAGAGTCAATTCTGATTGGTCACGCCGGGCATCCGGAAGTCGAAGGCACGATGGGGCAGTACAGCAACCCGGAAGGGGGCATGTATCTGGTTGAATCGCCGGAAGATGTTTTTTCGCTTAACGTGAAAAACGAAGGCAAGCTCTCCTTTATGACCCAGACTACGCTCTCTGTGGACGATACGTCAGACGTGATTGACGCGCTGCGTCAACGCTTCCCGAAAATCGTCGGCCCGCGTAAAGATGACATCTGTTACGCCACCACGAACCGTCAGGAAGCGGTGCGCGCGCTGGCAGAGCAGGCGGATGTCGTGCTGGTGGTGGGGTCAAAGAACTCGTCTAACTCCAACCGCCTGGCCGAACTGGCGCAGCGGATGGGGAAAGCCGCGTTTCTGATTGACGATGCGACCGATATCCAGGAAGCCTGGGTGAAAGAGGCGCAATGCGTGGGTGTCACCGCGGGCGCGTCGGCACCGGATATTCTGGTGCAAAACGTCATCACGCGCTTGCAGGAGCTGGGTGGCGGCGAGGCTATCCCGCTGGAAGGGCGTGAAGAGAATATCGTTTTCGAAGTGCCGAAAGAGCTGCGTGTGGATGTTCGTGAAGTAGAATAA
- the rihC gene encoding ribonucleoside hydrolase RihC: MRLPIILDTDPGIDDAAAIAAALFAPQLDLQLMTTVAGNVSVEKTTRNALQLLHFWNADVPLAQGAATPLLRSLRDAAYVHGESGMEGYDFVEHDRQPLAKPAFIALRDALMSAPKPITLVAIGPLTNIALLLMHYPECTFNIRRLVIMGGSAGRGNFTPNAEFNIAVDPEAAARVFRSGIEIVMCGLDVTNQAMLTPDYLATLPTLNRTGKMLHALFSHYRSGTMRTGVRMHDLCAIAWLVRPDLFTVKPCFVAVETQGEYTAGTTVVDIEGRMNKPANVQVALDIDVSGFQQWVAEVLALAP; this comes from the coding sequence ATGCGTCTGCCCATTATTCTCGACACCGACCCGGGCATTGATGATGCTGCGGCGATTGCCGCCGCGCTGTTTGCCCCGCAGCTCGACCTGCAACTGATGACCACGGTCGCCGGTAACGTCTCCGTGGAGAAAACCACCCGCAACGCTCTGCAACTGCTGCATTTCTGGAATGCCGATGTGCCTCTCGCACAGGGGGCTGCGACGCCGCTGCTGCGGTCGCTACGCGACGCGGCTTATGTCCATGGCGAATCAGGCATGGAAGGCTACGATTTTGTCGAGCATGACCGACAACCGCTGGCGAAACCGGCGTTTATTGCCCTTCGTGACGCGCTGATGAGCGCCCCGAAGCCGATCACGCTGGTGGCTATTGGTCCGCTGACGAATATTGCGCTACTGCTGATGCACTATCCGGAATGTACCTTCAATATCCGTCGTCTGGTGATCATGGGTGGTTCTGCCGGACGGGGGAACTTTACCCCTAACGCTGAATTTAATATCGCGGTTGATCCGGAAGCGGCCGCCCGCGTATTTCGCAGCGGCATTGAGATTGTGATGTGCGGACTGGATGTCACGAATCAGGCGATGTTGACGCCGGACTATCTGGCAACGCTTCCCACCCTTAATCGCACCGGGAAGATGTTGCATGCCCTGTTCAGCCACTATCGCAGTGGAACAATGCGCACCGGCGTGCGGATGCACGATCTCTGCGCCATCGCCTGGCTGGTACGACCGGATCTGTTTACCGTGAAGCCGTGCTTCGTTGCGGTTGAAACTCAGGGGGAATATACCGCCGGGACGACCGTGGTGGATATTGAGGGACGGATGAACAAACCGGCGAACGTACAGGTCGCTCTGGATATTGATGTTTCCGGTTTCCAGCAGTGGGTGGCGGAGGTTCTGGCACTGGCACCCTAA
- a CDS encoding glucose-6-phosphate isomerase family protein — protein sequence MNHLFIQPPQVEWASGALTKGPLLHKSTRIRDLTGVFVDDPARQRLAGEHVVYDVEILATSPAEGELYTGVTHLYPGRVGGEYFMTRGHFHARREQGEVYFGLRGNGLLLLQNEQGQARLESVCAGSIHIIPGFTAHRLINTGSEVLSALAVWPGVAGHDYAALAKGFALRVFEENQQTQVREVQNG from the coding sequence ATGAATCATCTATTTATCCAGCCACCGCAGGTGGAATGGGCAAGCGGCGCGTTGACAAAAGGGCCGCTACTGCATAAATCAACCCGTATTCGGGATCTCACCGGCGTTTTCGTCGATGACCCCGCCCGGCAACGACTGGCGGGCGAACATGTGGTGTATGACGTTGAGATCCTGGCGACTTCCCCGGCGGAAGGCGAACTCTATACGGGCGTTACTCATCTTTATCCCGGACGCGTCGGCGGCGAATATTTCATGACTCGCGGGCACTTCCATGCGCGCCGTGAACAGGGCGAAGTCTATTTTGGCCTGCGCGGGAATGGGCTTTTGCTGCTGCAAAATGAGCAGGGGCAAGCGCGACTGGAAAGCGTCTGTGCCGGGTCAATTCATATCATTCCAGGTTTCACCGCACACCGGTTGATCAACACCGGAAGCGAAGTACTCTCTGCGCTTGCCGTCTGGCCCGGTGTGGCCGGGCATGATTATGCGGCGCTGGCGAAGGGGTTTGCTCTCAGAGTCTTTGAGGAAAACCAGCAGACTCAGGTGAGGGAGGTGCAGAATGGCTGA
- a CDS encoding glucose-6-phosphate isomerase family protein, which produces MADSAHLYGLDMTVHRHPLGFSYGDDVTGPMPEIRRLDQIRASLRDPQCEGPEEVYAIAMDVARMQDREELKKRMLLFGVVTYAAGRLGEEPIRSQGHVHRVSQHSGWSPPELYEIWQGKAIIYMQEYVGDDPGRCFAVIAGPGEKVLVPPGWGHATISADPNAPLTFGAWCDREYGFEYEAVRAHKGLAWYPLLQGNHVIWQHNPRYIPGRLQAVTPRQYTEFSLTSAPIYQQFITDPGRFQFISRPDKYAGLWQNFHP; this is translated from the coding sequence ATGGCTGATTCTGCGCATCTTTACGGTCTGGATATGACCGTGCATCGTCATCCGCTTGGCTTTAGTTATGGGGATGATGTGACCGGGCCGATGCCGGAAATTCGCCGACTCGATCAGATTCGTGCTTCACTGCGCGATCCGCAGTGCGAGGGGCCGGAAGAGGTGTACGCTATCGCGATGGATGTGGCGCGAATGCAGGATCGTGAAGAGCTCAAAAAACGCATGCTACTGTTTGGCGTGGTAACCTATGCGGCGGGTCGGTTGGGCGAAGAACCGATTCGCAGCCAGGGACATGTGCATCGCGTGAGTCAGCACAGCGGGTGGTCTCCGCCGGAGTTGTATGAGATCTGGCAGGGGAAAGCGATCATCTACATGCAGGAATATGTCGGTGACGATCCCGGTCGCTGCTTTGCGGTGATTGCCGGTCCTGGTGAAAAAGTGCTGGTGCCGCCCGGTTGGGGACATGCGACGATATCCGCAGATCCGAATGCGCCATTAACCTTTGGCGCGTGGTGCGATCGGGAATATGGTTTTGAGTATGAGGCCGTGCGGGCGCATAAAGGACTGGCATGGTATCCGTTACTGCAGGGTAACCACGTTATCTGGCAGCATAATCCGCGCTACATTCCCGGACGATTGCAGGCCGTTACGCCCCGCCAGTATACGGAGTTTTCACTCACTTCTGCGCCAATCTATCAGCAATTTATTACCGACCCGGGACGCTTTCAGTTTATCTCTCGTCCGGATAAGTATGCAGGGCTGTGGCAGAACTTCCATCCCTGA
- a CDS encoding PTS system mannose/fructose/sorbose family transporter subunit IID, with the protein MEERTLTRKDLRRCWRAWMMHNLSSMSFERLESFGFCLSMLPVAKKLYPDAAQRTEMLRRHASFYNTEPQIGAIVNGMALGLEEKKANGEPIDGETINTLKVGLMGPIAGIGDSMIPGMLIPILLSIGMALAAGGNILGPLFYTVAWLAIIIPGSWFLFLKGYKMGSGSVEILVSSKSTRLREALSLLGVFVMGGVAASYVKLGTGMEFITKDGVNIHVQQMLDGIFPQLLPLVVVLGTWYLMAKRGVSPVKAMVLLLILAALGVATGLFAG; encoded by the coding sequence ATGGAAGAACGTACGCTTACCCGTAAAGATCTTCGCCGCTGCTGGCGTGCCTGGATGATGCATAACTTATCGTCAATGAGTTTTGAACGTCTGGAGTCTTTTGGCTTTTGTCTGAGCATGTTGCCGGTGGCGAAAAAGCTCTATCCCGATGCCGCGCAGCGAACCGAAATGTTGCGTAGACACGCATCGTTCTACAATACCGAACCCCAGATTGGCGCCATCGTGAACGGAATGGCGCTGGGACTGGAAGAGAAAAAAGCGAACGGCGAACCAATCGACGGGGAGACGATCAACACCCTGAAGGTTGGCCTGATGGGCCCCATTGCCGGGATTGGCGACTCGATGATCCCCGGTATGCTGATCCCAATCCTGCTCAGTATCGGCATGGCGCTGGCGGCGGGCGGCAATATCCTGGGTCCGCTGTTTTATACCGTCGCCTGGCTCGCCATCATCATTCCCGGCTCATGGTTCTTGTTTCTGAAAGGCTACAAGATGGGCTCCGGCTCGGTGGAAATACTGGTGAGCAGCAAGTCTACTCGTCTGCGTGAAGCCTTATCACTGCTGGGCGTTTTCGTCATGGGCGGCGTCGCGGCAAGCTACGTGAAGCTTGGAACCGGGATGGAGTTTATTACCAAAGATGGCGTGAATATCCATGTTCAGCAGATGCTGGATGGCATCTTCCCGCAACTGCTCCCGCTGGTGGTCGTTCTCGGCACCTGGTATCTGATGGCGAAACGCGGCGTCTCGCCGGTGAAAGCGATGGTTCTGCTGTTGATACTGGCCGCGCTTGGCGTCGCAACAGGCCTGTTTGCAGGTTAA
- a CDS encoding PTS mannose/fructose/sorbose/N-acetylgalactosamine transporter subunit IIC, producing MIIEAMLIGILCYLGALSSPWLLGLTGGWYLITRPLISGTLVGIILGDMKTGIMIGVAVQAVYIAMVTPGGSMPADLNFVAYPAIALGILSGKGPEVAVALAATIGIAGTILFNAMMVLNSFWNHRADTALERGDERGIYLNSAIWPQVTNFVLRFVPTFIAVYFGAQYISGFMDSLPKIVLSTMNVLGGILPAVGIAILLKQIIKNYTMLIYFLVGFVCIVFLKLNMVALVIVGSLLALIHYNYKPEPPQATNATAVTRDDEDEF from the coding sequence ATGATTATCGAAGCGATGTTGATTGGTATTCTGTGTTATCTCGGCGCCCTCAGCAGTCCCTGGCTTCTGGGGCTGACGGGCGGCTGGTATCTGATCACCCGACCGCTGATTTCCGGCACGTTGGTCGGGATTATTCTTGGTGACATGAAAACCGGGATCATGATTGGCGTTGCGGTTCAGGCGGTATATATCGCGATGGTGACGCCCGGCGGCTCAATGCCCGCCGATCTCAACTTTGTGGCTTATCCGGCTATTGCGCTGGGGATCCTCTCAGGTAAAGGTCCGGAAGTGGCGGTCGCGCTGGCCGCCACCATCGGGATTGCCGGAACCATCCTGTTTAATGCAATGATGGTCCTGAACTCTTTCTGGAACCATCGCGCCGACACGGCGCTGGAACGGGGCGATGAGCGGGGAATTTACCTGAACAGTGCTATCTGGCCGCAGGTGACGAACTTTGTGCTGCGTTTTGTGCCGACCTTTATTGCGGTTTACTTCGGCGCCCAGTACATCAGCGGCTTTATGGACAGCCTGCCGAAGATCGTTCTGTCGACGATGAACGTACTGGGCGGCATTCTGCCTGCCGTCGGGATTGCGATTTTGCTCAAGCAGATCATCAAAAATTACACCATGTTGATCTACTTCCTCGTCGGTTTCGTCTGCATCGTCTTTTTAAAACTCAACATGGTCGCGCTGGTGATCGTCGGTTCACTGTTGGCGTTGATTCACTATAACTACAAGCCGGAACCGCCGCAGGCGACAAACGCGACGGCGGTTACCCGCGATGATGAGGATGAATTCTGA
- a CDS encoding PTS system mannose/fructose/N-acetylgalactosamine-transporter subunit IIB — translation MSISFVRIDDRVIHGQLVTRWAKELPCDGIVAIDDAVAADPLLSSVMKGAVQDTKVWLFDTATAIEKLPKVIASEKRYFVIGKSPVTLMRIEEAGISLRNANGKINVGPMSARADTTTIGPNQSVNAHEIAAFDWLTQHGHQVEFRLVPDASCYSWQDARQKLK, via the coding sequence ATGAGTATTTCTTTTGTCCGTATCGATGACCGCGTTATTCATGGGCAGCTCGTCACACGTTGGGCCAAAGAGCTGCCCTGCGACGGCATTGTCGCCATTGACGATGCCGTCGCGGCCGATCCGCTACTCTCCTCAGTGATGAAAGGCGCGGTGCAGGACACTAAAGTTTGGTTATTTGATACCGCCACCGCGATTGAGAAACTGCCCAAAGTGATCGCCAGTGAGAAACGCTATTTCGTGATTGGCAAGTCGCCGGTCACGCTGATGCGCATCGAAGAAGCGGGTATCAGCCTGCGCAATGCCAACGGCAAAATCAACGTCGGCCCGATGAGCGCACGTGCCGATACGACGACAATTGGCCCCAATCAGTCAGTCAATGCGCATGAGATCGCCGCCTTTGACTGGCTGACGCAGCACGGGCACCAGGTTGAATTCCGGCTGGTGCCGGATGCCAGTTGCTACAGCTGGCAGGATGCGCGCCAGAAGCTGAAATAA
- a CDS encoding PTS sugar transporter subunit IIA translates to MIHIIVASHGPLADALLASGQMVYGELPHVYAVTLSEEAGIEGFKVRFCEVLANAGQHADGVLVLCDMQSGTPWNVACQHAFSPQTVPPIAVVAGVNLPMLLLSEEISPFTDVHAAAETLLALTAPTLTKAAPVYSVQSDDF, encoded by the coding sequence ATGATCCACATTATTGTCGCCAGCCACGGTCCTCTGGCAGACGCGCTTCTCGCTAGCGGACAAATGGTTTATGGCGAATTACCGCATGTTTACGCCGTGACGCTCAGCGAAGAGGCCGGTATCGAAGGGTTTAAAGTGCGCTTTTGCGAGGTGCTGGCGAATGCGGGACAACACGCTGACGGTGTACTGGTGCTCTGCGATATGCAAAGTGGCACGCCGTGGAATGTCGCCTGCCAGCACGCTTTTTCGCCGCAAACGGTGCCTCCCATCGCTGTCGTGGCGGGGGTGAATCTCCCGATGCTGCTGTTAAGCGAGGAGATAAGCCCGTTTACGGATGTTCATGCCGCAGCCGAAACACTGCTGGCGTTAACTGCCCCCACGCTGACGAAAGCCGCCCCGGTTTATTCCGTGCAGTCAGATGATTTTTAA
- a CDS encoding class I mannose-6-phosphate isomerase, with amino-acid sequence MRTTYNKFPEVHVQGYDDEAWQGWASVHSVLNARVCESSKTILIVDCYPGVRLDELEQHLLATFNAALVVNIESARRDEQALHDLLARNLTDDRVFGVLSCHHLEEFFDTDKLNLLRQQIDATPNGLVIVYGSGAALAHPGDVLVYADLPRWEIQQRMRHDGLGNWGADNEDEDILRRYKRAFFIEWRVFDRHKTPLIKRADYLLDTTVAGAPAMVSGDALRAGLQQTTTQPFRVAPFFDPGIWGGQWMKQQFDLDPSAPNYAWCFDCVPEENSLLLRFGHVRIEIPSQDLVLTYPRALLGEKVHARFGAEFPIRFDFLDTIGGQNLSFQVHPVTEYIQQQFGMHYTQDESYYILEAEPDAVVYLGTKTGIAPEAMLDDLRAAGRGEKAFDDERFVNRIPARKHDHFLIPAGTVHCSGAGTMVLEISATPYIFTFKLWDWGRLGLDGLPRPVHLDHGQQVIDWQRDTQWVNNNLINRIEPIAEGDGWREERTGMHEREFIETRRHWFTTPVTHHTHGGVNVLNLVEGAQAVVDSPSGAFAPFIVHYAETFIIPAAVGEYRISPSGDSVGQQLATIKAWVRG; translated from the coding sequence ATGCGTACAACCTATAATAAATTCCCTGAGGTTCATGTTCAGGGCTATGACGACGAGGCCTGGCAAGGCTGGGCGTCGGTCCATTCTGTGCTGAACGCCCGGGTTTGCGAATCATCGAAAACCATACTGATTGTCGATTGCTATCCGGGCGTGCGACTGGATGAACTGGAACAACATCTCCTCGCAACGTTTAACGCCGCCTTAGTGGTCAATATCGAATCCGCACGCCGTGATGAACAGGCACTGCATGATTTGCTGGCGCGTAATCTGACCGATGACCGCGTATTTGGCGTTCTCTCCTGTCACCATCTTGAGGAGTTTTTTGATACCGACAAGCTCAACCTGTTACGCCAACAGATTGATGCAACCCCCAATGGTCTGGTGATTGTCTATGGGTCAGGCGCGGCTCTGGCGCACCCCGGCGATGTGCTGGTGTATGCCGATCTCCCGCGCTGGGAGATCCAACAGCGAATGCGCCATGATGGTCTGGGGAACTGGGGAGCGGATAACGAAGATGAAGATATTCTTCGTCGCTATAAACGCGCCTTTTTTATTGAATGGCGGGTCTTTGACCGACACAAAACGCCGCTGATTAAACGTGCAGATTACTTGCTTGATACCACGGTCGCAGGCGCGCCAGCGATGGTCAGCGGCGATGCGCTACGTGCCGGGTTACAGCAAACCACCACACAACCGTTTCGCGTCGCCCCCTTCTTTGATCCGGGCATCTGGGGCGGACAGTGGATGAAACAACAATTCGATCTCGATCCCTCAGCGCCCAATTACGCGTGGTGTTTTGATTGCGTGCCCGAGGAAAACAGCCTGTTACTGCGTTTTGGTCATGTGCGGATCGAGATCCCCTCTCAGGACCTGGTGCTGACTTATCCCCGCGCCCTGCTTGGCGAGAAAGTTCATGCTCGCTTTGGCGCGGAATTCCCGATTCGCTTTGACTTTCTTGACACCATTGGCGGTCAGAATTTGAGTTTTCAGGTTCACCCGGTTACCGAATACATCCAGCAGCAATTTGGAATGCACTATACCCAGGATGAGAGTTATTACATCCTCGAAGCAGAACCGGATGCGGTGGTCTACCTGGGTACGAAAACCGGGATCGCGCCTGAAGCGATGCTCGACGATTTGCGGGCGGCGGGACGAGGCGAGAAAGCCTTTGATGACGAACGCTTTGTCAATCGAATCCCCGCGCGTAAGCACGATCACTTTCTCATCCCCGCCGGAACCGTGCACTGCTCGGGGGCCGGGACGATGGTGCTGGAGATCAGCGCCACGCCGTATATTTTCACCTTCAAACTGTGGGACTGGGGACGTCTGGGTCTGGACGGATTACCGCGTCCCGTCCATCTGGATCATGGGCAGCAGGTCATTGACTGGCAGCGCGATACGCAGTGGGTTAACAACAATCTGATCAATCGCATTGAGCCCATTGCTGAAGGGGACGGCTGGCGGGAAGAAAGAACCGGGATGCACGAACGAGAGTTTATCGAAACCCGTCGGCACTGGTTTACGACGCCGGTGACGCACCATACTCACGGTGGGGTTAACGTTCTGAATCTGGTCGAAGGCGCGCAGGCGGTGGTTGACAGCCCGAGCGGCGCATTTGCCCCGTTTATCGTTCACTATGCAGAGACCTTTATCATCCCCGCCGCCGTTGGGGAATACCGAATTTCACCTTCCGGCGACAGCGTCGGCCAGCAACTGGCGACCATCAAAGCCTGGGTAAGAGGATAA
- a CDS encoding LacI family DNA-binding transcriptional regulator, with product MTTITLAQVAERAGVSTATVSMVLRNRGRISQATRERVLKALDDSGYVYNQTAANLRNRSSNQVGLLLHDITNPFYGEMTAGLSHEMERHDLLLFLANSEESGERQQKFVDSLMRNNACGMVLCAARETPTSFFEALKRRNIPAIMVVRPLSDPDFDFVGTDNFLGTQMATTHLVKMGHKNIAFIGGSPNSGSRAQRIGGFTSTLLEHGISPNPQWIVAAEASQIDGAKVAESLLAHHPHITAAVCYQDIVALGVMQALRKMGREPGRDFALVGFDDITEAALVQPALTTVSVAAKEIGRKAGELLYSRIQGNDEPAKRIILPPALVVRESCGFR from the coding sequence ATGACAACCATTACCCTGGCGCAGGTTGCGGAGCGCGCGGGCGTCTCCACGGCGACCGTGTCGATGGTGCTGCGCAATCGGGGGCGAATTTCACAGGCAACGCGCGAACGCGTGCTAAAAGCGCTGGATGATTCTGGCTATGTCTATAACCAGACCGCCGCGAATTTGCGTAATCGCAGCAGTAATCAGGTTGGGCTCTTGCTGCATGATATTACCAACCCGTTTTATGGCGAGATGACGGCGGGGCTCAGTCATGAGATGGAACGGCACGATCTGCTGCTGTTTCTGGCGAACAGCGAAGAGTCAGGTGAGCGCCAGCAAAAGTTTGTGGATTCGCTGATGCGCAATAACGCCTGTGGCATGGTGCTCTGCGCGGCGCGGGAAACGCCGACCTCGTTTTTTGAAGCGTTAAAACGGCGCAATATTCCCGCCATCATGGTCGTTCGCCCACTCAGCGATCCGGATTTTGATTTTGTCGGAACCGATAACTTTCTCGGGACGCAGATGGCAACGACTCATTTAGTCAAAATGGGGCATAAAAATATCGCCTTCATCGGCGGCAGTCCAAATTCAGGAAGTCGGGCGCAACGTATTGGCGGATTTACCAGCACGCTACTGGAACATGGCATCTCACCGAATCCGCAGTGGATCGTTGCCGCAGAGGCCAGTCAGATTGATGGCGCGAAAGTGGCGGAGTCTCTGCTTGCGCACCATCCGCACATTACCGCCGCCGTGTGTTATCAGGACATTGTGGCGTTGGGGGTGATGCAGGCGCTACGTAAAATGGGGCGTGAACCTGGGCGTGACTTTGCATTAGTCGGGTTCGATGATATTACCGAAGCGGCGTTGGTTCAGCCTGCGCTCACGACCGTATCGGTGGCGGCAAAAGAGATTGGTCGTAAGGCGGGAGAGTTACTTTATAGTCGTATTCAGGGAAACGATGAGCCGGCGAAACGCATTATTCTGCCGCCGGCGCTGGTGGTCAGAGAATCATGTGGTTTTCGCTGA
- the dapB gene encoding 4-hydroxy-tetrahydrodipicolinate reductase, with translation MHDAQVRVAIAGAGGRMGRQLIQAALQMEGVALGAALEREGSSLLGSDAGELAGVGKTGVTVQSSLEAVKEDFDVFIDFTRPEGTLNHLAFCRQHGKGMVIGTTGFDDAGKQAIRDAAQEIGIVFAANFSVGVNVMLKLLEKAAKVMGDYTDIEIIEAHHRHKVDAPSGTALAMGEAIAHALDKDLKECAVYSREGYTGERVPGTIGFATVRAGDIVGEHTAMFADIGERVEITHKASSRMTFANGAVRSALWVSAKQNGLFDMRDVLDLNNL, from the coding sequence ATGCATGATGCACAGGTCCGTGTCGCAATAGCGGGCGCGGGTGGCCGTATGGGCCGCCAGTTAATTCAGGCAGCGCTACAGATGGAAGGCGTTGCGCTTGGTGCGGCGCTTGAGCGCGAGGGGTCGTCACTGCTGGGTAGCGACGCCGGAGAACTGGCGGGCGTCGGGAAGACAGGCGTTACCGTGCAAAGTAGCCTTGAGGCGGTAAAAGAGGATTTCGATGTGTTTATCGATTTTACTCGCCCGGAAGGCACGCTGAATCATCTGGCGTTTTGTCGCCAGCATGGCAAAGGGATGGTCATTGGCACCACCGGTTTTGACGATGCGGGAAAACAGGCGATTCGCGACGCCGCCCAGGAAATTGGCATTGTCTTCGCGGCGAACTTTAGCGTTGGCGTCAACGTGATGCTCAAGCTGCTGGAAAAGGCGGCGAAGGTGATGGGTGACTACACCGACATCGAAATCATTGAAGCGCACCACCGCCATAAAGTGGATGCGCCGTCAGGCACCGCGCTGGCGATGGGCGAGGCGATTGCCCATGCGCTGGATAAAGACCTGAAAGAATGCGCTGTCTACAGTCGTGAAGGCTACACCGGCGAACGTGTACCGGGAACGATTGGCTTTGCCACCGTTCGCGCCGGGGACATCGTGGGTGAACATACCGCCATGTTTGCAGATATCGGCGAGCGCGTCGAAATTACCCACAAAGCGTCCAGCCGCATGACTTTTGCCAATGGCGCCGTCAGATCGGCACTTTGGGTGAGTGCAAAGCAAAATGGTCTTTTTGATATGCGAGATGTACTTGATCTCAACAATTTATAG